A window of the Desulfobacula toluolica Tol2 genome harbors these coding sequences:
- a CDS encoding FAD-dependent oxidoreductase, with product MSKRKQIFYEASQVPDRVVSQGTMLWNKTGVKRYMRPVYRRLTPPCNNACPAGNDIEGFIRLAEKKDFFGALKLIKEENPFSGICGRVCFHSCENACNRGKYDHSVAIHAIERFVSDHGMKDFKPQKLFSSSGKRVAVVGSGPAGLSCAYHLARFGHAVTVFEKNDKPGGILRYGIPAYRLPKDILDHEIADIVGLGVEIDCKTTIGKDISWNKLNEFDAVFIATGCYKEKQIFDVKKGVKGFFSSLSYLRKTVKKELKKSGRITAVIGGDNAAIACARTALRFGSSVTLFYQGTQDKMPAFEEDILDAQKEGVEFQFLVHPVDLIVKWGKIKELKLQKITLGNPDSTGRKSMEPVPGSEFSFKTDMVITAMDKTADFDLMPQSLNPDSSNNDLLKIKIDEFGRTSLEKIFAGGCAASNEYNIDEYNIAEAIGSGKSTACAIDASLSGQDINEIKDQICIGNTQRVSAIRYCAVKSVAKPQNILKSVVLFEDINTAYFDRKARSGEEKLNVQERLKGFDEVCKSLSLSSALAETERCFHCGVCMECDNCVKFCPDMSVIKREKASGYDIDLDYCKGCGICVNECPRSAMTMEKEI from the coding sequence ATGTCTAAGCGTAAACAAATTTTTTATGAGGCCTCCCAAGTTCCTGACAGGGTTGTTTCTCAAGGTACAATGCTCTGGAACAAGACAGGTGTAAAAAGATATATGCGACCGGTTTACCGCCGGTTGACACCGCCCTGTAATAATGCCTGCCCTGCCGGAAATGATATTGAAGGGTTTATTCGGCTTGCAGAGAAAAAAGATTTTTTTGGCGCGTTAAAATTAATCAAAGAAGAAAATCCCTTTTCAGGGATTTGCGGCAGGGTTTGTTTTCACTCTTGCGAAAACGCATGTAACAGAGGTAAATATGACCATTCCGTTGCCATCCATGCTATTGAGAGATTTGTTTCAGATCATGGCATGAAAGATTTTAAGCCTCAAAAACTTTTTTCTTCGTCCGGCAAGCGGGTGGCTGTTGTCGGTTCAGGGCCTGCCGGTCTTTCCTGTGCTTATCATCTGGCACGGTTTGGACATGCCGTCACAGTATTTGAAAAAAATGATAAACCCGGCGGCATCCTCAGATATGGCATACCAGCATACCGGCTTCCCAAGGACATTCTGGATCATGAAATTGCGGATATCGTGGGTCTCGGGGTTGAAATAGACTGTAAGACTACCATTGGCAAAGATATTTCGTGGAATAAACTCAATGAATTTGATGCTGTTTTCATTGCCACAGGCTGTTACAAGGAAAAACAAATATTTGATGTAAAAAAAGGCGTCAAAGGTTTTTTTTCGTCTTTAAGTTATTTGAGAAAAACTGTTAAAAAAGAGCTTAAAAAATCCGGCAGAATAACCGCAGTGATCGGGGGAGATAATGCCGCCATAGCTTGTGCAAGAACAGCTCTTCGCTTTGGCAGCAGTGTGACGCTCTTCTATCAAGGTACCCAAGATAAGATGCCGGCTTTTGAAGAAGATATTTTGGATGCTCAAAAAGAAGGGGTTGAATTTCAATTTCTGGTTCATCCTGTGGATCTTATTGTAAAATGGGGAAAAATAAAAGAGCTGAAATTGCAAAAAATAACCCTTGGTAATCCGGATAGTACCGGTAGAAAAAGCATGGAACCTGTTCCAGGCTCTGAGTTTTCCTTTAAAACAGACATGGTAATCACCGCTATGGATAAGACGGCTGATTTTGATCTGATGCCTCAATCATTAAATCCTGATTCATCAAATAATGATTTATTAAAGATCAAAATTGATGAATTTGGAAGAACATCTCTTGAAAAAATTTTTGCAGGTGGGTGTGCGGCCTCAAATGAATACAATATTGATGAATATAATATTGCCGAAGCCATTGGTTCGGGAAAATCAACTGCCTGTGCAATTGATGCAAGTTTATCAGGGCAAGATATCAATGAGATTAAGGATCAAATTTGTATCGGCAATACTCAAAGGGTATCGGCAATAAGATATTGTGCCGTAAAATCAGTAGCAAAACCACAAAACATTTTAAAGAGTGTGGTTTTGTTTGAGGATATCAATACAGCTTATTTTGACCGGAAAGCAAGATCCGGAGAAGAAAAGCTCAATGTTCAGGAAAGATTGAAAGGTTTTGATGAAGTCTGTAAATCTTTGTCATTGAGTTCAGCTTTGGCTGAAACCGAAAGATGTTTTCACTGCGGCGTATGCATGGAATGTGATAATTGTGTAAAATTTTGTCCGGATATGTCCGTGATCAAACGGGAAAAAGCATCAGGATATGATATTGACCTTGATTATTGCAAAGGGTGCGGCATTTGCGTCAATGAATGTCCACGATCTGCAATGACCATGGAGAAAGAGATATGA
- the nifJ gene encoding pyruvate:ferredoxin (flavodoxin) oxidoreductase, with the protein MKKTMQTIDGNTAATHVAYAMSEVAAIYPITPSSPLGEIADTWASKGRKNIFGQVLNIKQMQSEAGAAGAVHGSLAAGALTSSFTASQGLLLKIPNMYKIAGELLPCVFHVTARAISGHALSIFGDHQDVMAVRQTGFAMLASNSVQEAQDMALVAHLATVEGRVPFVHFYDGFRTSHEIQKIEMIDYKDMASLFNYEAYKAFKSRAVNPEHPDTRGTAQNPDIYFQGREAANSYYLKIPAIVKDYMKKVSDLTGREYSLFDYVGDPEADRVIVAMGSGCEAIEESINQLNAQGERLGLVKVRLYRPFDTQSFLRALPSTVETITVLDRTKEPGAIGDPLYTDVCTAFMEYGESPKIVGGRYGLSSKEFNPNMIKAVFDNMKSVQPKNHFTVGIIDDVTHTSLDVKTGFNPAPKGTIAAKFWGLGADGTVGANQSAIAIIGDNTDKYAQGYFAYDSKKSGGLTVSHLRFGDVPIQSTYLIDDSDFVACHKSNYVEIYDVLKGLKEGGTFLLNSPWSIEDMETYIPGDVRKTIYDKKIKFFNIDAVKIAGEVGLGGRINMIMQTCFFKLANVLPVDEAISLLKEDINVMFGKKGDKIVNMNIEAVDKTLDNLVEINVPESWKEGVSQEKTVEKTTPFVDNVMKKISAQGGDDLPVSAFAPDGVFEQGTAQYEKRGVAISVPEWIAENCIQCNQCAFVCPHAAIIPIVVTDEELANAPENFVTVDGKGKGMEDYKFRIQVNPLDCLGCGNCADICPAKTPALEMKPLASQIEGQVENHKFSKTIPFKTDILKRETVKGSQMYQPLLEFSGACAGCGETPYVKLLTQLFGERMTIANATGCSSIWGGSAPSTPYCTNADGEGPAYASSLFEDAAEFGYGMMLATSTRRKVLAAKMEQALETDISSDLKDALKGWLAGKDDAEESKKYAFALKTMLKDSAEGVLKDIYDEKDVFVKKSHWVFGGDGWAYDIGFGGLDHVLASGEDINILVLDTEVYSNTGGQSSKATPTGAIAKYAASGKKIGKKDLGRMIMSYGYVYVASISMGANKNQTMKALLEAEKYPGPSLVICYAPCINQGIRKGMGKSQLEGKLAVESGYWPLYRYNPELIKEGKNPFTLDSKAPDGTLQEFLGGETRFAALEKSFPEESKRLRAKIEEEVTDKYTMYKMMTATGEDEK; encoded by the coding sequence ATGAAAAAAACAATGCAGACCATTGATGGAAATACAGCAGCAACTCATGTGGCTTATGCCATGAGTGAAGTTGCAGCTATATATCCTATTACACCATCAAGCCCGTTGGGTGAAATCGCGGATACATGGGCATCAAAAGGCAGAAAAAATATATTCGGCCAGGTGTTGAACATTAAACAGATGCAGTCTGAAGCAGGTGCCGCAGGAGCCGTTCATGGTTCTCTTGCAGCAGGCGCTCTTACATCATCCTTTACCGCATCCCAGGGACTTTTGCTTAAAATACCCAATATGTATAAAATTGCCGGCGAGCTGCTTCCTTGTGTTTTTCATGTAACTGCCCGTGCTATTTCAGGTCATGCACTTTCCATTTTCGGTGATCACCAGGATGTCATGGCTGTTCGTCAGACAGGGTTTGCCATGCTTGCTTCCAACTCGGTCCAGGAAGCACAGGACATGGCGTTGGTTGCCCATCTGGCAACTGTTGAGGGCCGGGTTCCATTTGTTCATTTTTATGATGGATTCAGAACTTCCCATGAAATCCAGAAAATAGAAATGATTGATTATAAAGACATGGCATCCTTGTTTAATTATGAGGCTTACAAGGCATTTAAAAGCCGTGCTGTAAATCCTGAACACCCGGATACCAGAGGAACAGCCCAGAATCCTGACATTTATTTTCAGGGCAGAGAAGCTGCCAATTCATATTATCTTAAAATTCCTGCTATTGTAAAAGATTACATGAAGAAGGTCAGTGATCTGACAGGTCGCGAATACAGCCTGTTTGATTATGTGGGAGATCCTGAAGCCGACCGGGTGATTGTGGCCATGGGTTCCGGTTGCGAAGCCATTGAAGAATCCATTAATCAGCTCAATGCCCAGGGCGAAAGACTTGGACTTGTCAAGGTTCGTCTATACAGGCCCTTTGACACACAAAGCTTTTTAAGAGCCCTTCCGTCAACTGTTGAGACCATAACGGTTCTTGACAGGACCAAGGAACCTGGTGCCATTGGCGATCCTTTGTATACTGATGTGTGTACCGCATTCATGGAATACGGTGAAAGTCCCAAGATTGTCGGCGGCAGATATGGTCTTTCCTCCAAAGAATTTAACCCGAACATGATCAAGGCTGTTTTTGATAATATGAAGTCTGTTCAGCCGAAAAATCATTTTACAGTGGGGATTATTGACGATGTCACCCATACCTCCCTGGATGTAAAAACCGGTTTTAACCCGGCACCAAAAGGAACCATTGCCGCTAAATTCTGGGGCCTGGGTGCTGATGGAACCGTTGGTGCAAACCAGAGCGCCATTGCCATTATCGGTGACAACACTGACAAGTATGCTCAAGGATACTTTGCCTATGATTCAAAAAAATCAGGGGGATTGACGGTTTCCCATTTAAGATTTGGTGATGTGCCAATTCAGTCAACCTATCTGATTGATGATTCTGATTTTGTAGCCTGCCATAAATCCAATTATGTGGAAATTTATGATGTCCTCAAAGGATTAAAAGAAGGGGGAACCTTTCTTCTTAATTCTCCATGGTCTATTGAAGACATGGAAACCTATATTCCGGGTGATGTAAGAAAAACCATTTATGATAAAAAGATCAAATTTTTTAATATTGATGCCGTTAAAATCGCCGGGGAAGTGGGTCTGGGCGGCAGGATCAACATGATCATGCAGACCTGTTTTTTCAAGCTTGCCAATGTTCTTCCGGTGGATGAAGCCATCAGTCTTCTCAAGGAAGATATAAACGTCATGTTCGGCAAAAAGGGTGATAAAATTGTCAACATGAATATTGAAGCTGTTGATAAAACTCTTGATAACCTGGTTGAAATTAATGTTCCGGAATCCTGGAAAGAGGGTGTAAGCCAAGAAAAAACTGTTGAAAAGACCACACCATTTGTGGATAACGTCATGAAAAAAATCAGTGCCCAGGGAGGAGATGATCTTCCTGTAAGTGCGTTTGCCCCGGACGGCGTTTTTGAACAGGGAACGGCCCAGTATGAAAAAAGAGGAGTGGCCATAAGTGTTCCTGAATGGATTGCTGAAAATTGTATTCAGTGCAACCAATGTGCTTTTGTATGTCCACATGCAGCAATTATTCCAATTGTTGTTACAGATGAAGAACTTGCCAATGCACCTGAAAATTTTGTTACGGTTGACGGCAAAGGAAAGGGAATGGAGGATTATAAATTCAGAATCCAGGTTAATCCCTTGGATTGTCTGGGGTGTGGAAATTGTGCGGATATCTGTCCTGCCAAAACTCCTGCTCTTGAGATGAAACCTCTTGCCAGCCAGATTGAAGGCCAGGTGGAAAATCATAAATTTTCCAAAACCATTCCGTTTAAAACCGATATTCTTAAAAGAGAAACTGTTAAGGGAAGCCAGATGTATCAACCCCTTCTTGAGTTCTCCGGTGCATGTGCAGGATGTGGTGAAACACCTTATGTGAAATTATTGACCCAGCTTTTTGGTGAAAGGATGACCATTGCCAATGCAACAGGATGCTCATCCATCTGGGGAGGATCAGCCCCTTCAACTCCGTATTGCACCAATGCAGACGGTGAAGGTCCGGCATATGCAAGCTCTTTGTTTGAAGATGCTGCAGAATTTGGCTATGGCATGATGCTGGCAACGTCTACCAGAAGAAAAGTTCTGGCAGCCAAGATGGAACAGGCTCTTGAAACCGATATATCTTCAGACCTGAAAGATGCATTAAAAGGCTGGCTTGCAGGAAAAGACGATGCAGAAGAATCCAAAAAATATGCGTTTGCTTTAAAGACCATGTTAAAGGATTCTGCTGAAGGCGTCTTAAAAGATATCTATGACGAAAAAGATGTGTTTGTAAAAAAATCCCACTGGGTTTTTGGCGGTGACGGCTGGGCATATGATATTGGATTCGGCGGTTTGGATCATGTCCTTGCATCAGGAGAAGATATTAATATTCTGGTTTTGGATACGGAGGTTTATTCAAATACAGGTGGTCAGTCTTCCAAAGCAACACCAACCGGTGCCATTGCCAAATATGCTGCCTCGGGTAAGAAAATCGGCAAAAAAGACCTTGGCCGCATGATCATGAGCTACGGATATGTCTATGTTGCGTCCATCTCCATGGGGGCCAACAAGAATCAGACCATGAAAGCCCTGCTTGAAGCGGAAAAATATCCCGGCCCCTCTCTGGTTATCTGTTATGCCCCCTGTATTAACCAGGGCATCAGAAAAGGCATGGGCAAATCCCAGCTTGAAGGAAAACTGGCGGTTGAATCCGGTTACTGGCCATTATACAGGTATAACCCTGAACTGATCAAAGAAGGAAAAAATCCTTTTACACTTGATTCAAAAGCGCCTGACGGAACTTTGCAGGAATTTCTTGGCGGCGAAACCAGGTTTGCAGCACTTGAAAAGAGTTTCCCTGAAGAATCAAAACGCCTGAGAGCTAAAATTGAAGAAGAGGTAACTGATAAATACACCATGTATAAAATGATGACAGCTACCGGAGAAGATGAAAAATAG
- a CDS encoding VTT domain-containing protein, translating into MMKNLAMKCTGCDVCVKECSFLQYYGNPGKIAADFYAGRANELISFECSLCGLCSSLCPKHIDPYKVFFQMRNAVWTQTKEIMPEHKAILAYEKKGLSKRYSLYKLPDACTTVFFPGCTFTGTRTKRTEQIYSWLKNKIPCIGIVLDCCAKPSHDLGRDDFFNTNFLALERFLYDNGVKTVITACPNCYTVFSTYSKKLKTKSIYEILAKQERTATNKLIGCVTVHDPCVTRFETDMHNYVRKLLTDNGLEIKEMKHCREKTVCCGEGGSVLFVAPDFASNWGNTRKKEAADKRIITYCAGCCSLLGKTVQTDHVLDLLFEPEKTMQGSVKPSSAPFTYFHRLNLKRKLKKQTKHDVMEKVYFPIEHQRMTKIFKVLIMVILAAGVAGIKMTGAEEIFNQEAIQTYINGFGSLAPLVYMIIVAFSPVFFLPGTPFIIAGGLIFGPFQGVVYGITGATSGACLAFLVSRYVASEWIESKLTNPSWLKLKRQTEKHGWKIVAITRLVPLVPFNLLSYALGLTRIKFTTYFITSFICMLPGCIGYILLSGSVLEVLQGKLSIKFFAGLGIIILLSLIPVFFKKIKPEDL; encoded by the coding sequence ATGATGAAGAATCTTGCCATGAAATGTACAGGATGCGACGTTTGTGTCAAAGAATGTTCATTTCTTCAATATTACGGGAACCCTGGAAAAATAGCTGCAGATTTTTATGCTGGTCGTGCAAATGAATTAATATCATTTGAGTGCAGTTTGTGTGGTCTTTGTTCGTCCCTGTGCCCCAAACACATTGATCCGTACAAGGTTTTTTTTCAAATGCGCAATGCAGTATGGACTCAGACCAAAGAAATCATGCCGGAACATAAGGCAATTCTGGCTTATGAAAAAAAAGGGCTTTCCAAAAGATACTCTCTTTATAAGCTGCCGGACGCCTGTACAACTGTTTTTTTTCCTGGCTGCACCTTTACCGGCACACGGACCAAACGCACAGAACAGATATATTCCTGGCTGAAAAACAAAATTCCCTGTATTGGAATTGTGCTTGACTGCTGTGCAAAACCGTCACATGATCTTGGCCGGGATGATTTTTTCAACACAAATTTTTTGGCCCTGGAACGTTTTTTATACGACAACGGTGTTAAAACCGTAATAACCGCCTGTCCAAACTGTTACACTGTTTTTTCAACTTATTCGAAAAAGTTGAAAACTAAATCTATTTATGAAATTCTTGCAAAACAAGAAAGAACAGCAACCAATAAACTGATTGGCTGTGTTACCGTTCATGACCCATGCGTGACAAGATTTGAAACAGATATGCACAACTATGTTCGAAAACTTCTGACAGACAATGGGCTTGAAATAAAAGAGATGAAACATTGCAGGGAAAAAACCGTCTGCTGCGGCGAAGGGGGATCGGTTCTGTTTGTTGCTCCTGATTTTGCATCTAATTGGGGCAATACCCGAAAAAAAGAAGCAGCTGATAAAAGGATCATTACCTATTGTGCAGGATGCTGTTCTTTGCTTGGAAAAACAGTTCAAACCGATCATGTTCTGGATCTTTTATTTGAACCGGAAAAGACCATGCAAGGATCAGTCAAACCATCATCTGCCCCGTTTACCTATTTTCACAGGCTAAATCTGAAAAGAAAATTAAAAAAACAGACCAAGCACGATGTTATGGAAAAAGTGTATTTTCCAATAGAACATCAAAGAATGACAAAAATTTTTAAAGTATTGATTATGGTTATACTTGCCGCCGGAGTGGCAGGTATAAAAATGACAGGTGCCGAAGAAATTTTCAATCAGGAAGCCATTCAAACCTATATAAACGGTTTTGGTTCTCTTGCCCCTTTGGTGTATATGATCATTGTTGCTTTTTCTCCTGTGTTTTTTTTGCCAGGCACACCTTTTATAATTGCCGGAGGATTGATTTTCGGCCCGTTTCAAGGAGTGGTCTACGGAATAACCGGAGCCACATCAGGTGCTTGTCTTGCCTTTCTTGTGTCAAGATATGTTGCCTCAGAATGGATTGAATCAAAACTTACAAATCCGTCCTGGCTTAAACTGAAAAGACAGACTGAAAAGCATGGATGGAAAATCGTTGCCATTACAAGACTTGTACCGCTCGTTCCCTTTAATCTTTTGAGCTATGCCCTGGGTCTTACTCGAATAAAATTCACCACCTATTTTATCACCTCGTTTATATGCATGCTTCCCGGATGCATCGGATATATTCTTTTATCCGGCTCTGTGCTGGAAGTTTTACAGGGCAAACTCTCCATCAAATTTTTTGCAGGTCTTGGAATAATTATTCTTCTATCTCTTATTCCTGTATTTTTCAAAAAAATCAAACCTGAAGATCTATAG
- a CDS encoding class I adenylate-forming enzyme family protein, with the protein MSTESINQWFENSFKAFACNKAVTFFRNGEMETQLTYDQLHNDINRFSNFLSARGLKKGDRVILLLEKSVINVVACVALLKIGAVVVPLNPGFKKNELNYLLKDSKAEMVIAGLDKKELIEEIYPCATFLQIPTHLPYEDLEFFRSCPQSFFNPKLSQNDPGLIIYTSGTTGNPKGAVLSHANLVCDAENVISIWDITQKDVVCHALPLFHVHGLCFALFTALLSGSHVMMLDGFTPETVQQRLSSKNPDDTCSIFMAVPAMYTRLLDFVEGKKNDFSHMRLWTSGSAPLLEKEFDRITRICGKNPVEREGMSETGMNFSNPLNGRKKPGSIGIPLPGVTVRIVNPETCEDVTPGEVGEIWLKSLSITKGYWEKPVETADTFQDGWFKTGDLGKKDQDGYYYLTDRIKHLIITGGENVSAKEVETVINQLEGVKEAAVVGIPDEKWGEKVVALVEKYPGVELSESKIKAVCKEQLHNLKCPKKIIFSDHIPKNTMGKVLKEKVKQFFHSY; encoded by the coding sequence ATGTCAACGGAATCCATCAATCAATGGTTTGAAAACAGCTTTAAAGCTTTTGCCTGCAACAAAGCTGTTACATTTTTCCGGAATGGAGAAATGGAAACGCAATTGACCTATGATCAATTGCATAATGATATCAATCGGTTTTCAAATTTTTTATCTGCCAGAGGTCTTAAAAAAGGAGACCGGGTTATTCTGCTGCTTGAAAAATCAGTGATTAATGTTGTGGCCTGTGTTGCCTTGTTAAAAATTGGCGCTGTGGTTGTTCCCCTGAATCCCGGGTTTAAAAAAAATGAACTCAATTACCTGCTCAAGGATTCAAAAGCTGAAATGGTAATTGCAGGGCTGGATAAAAAAGAATTGATAGAAGAGATTTATCCTTGTGCTACTTTTTTGCAGATTCCAACTCATTTGCCCTATGAAGACCTTGAATTTTTCAGATCCTGCCCCCAGTCTTTTTTCAATCCCAAATTGTCACAAAATGATCCTGGTTTGATTATTTACACGTCAGGCACAACCGGAAACCCGAAAGGTGCTGTCTTAAGCCACGCCAACCTGGTTTGTGATGCCGAAAATGTTATTTCGATCTGGGATATCACTCAAAAAGATGTGGTTTGCCATGCCCTTCCCCTGTTTCATGTACACGGGCTTTGCTTTGCACTTTTCACAGCCTTGCTGAGCGGTTCCCATGTCATGATGCTGGACGGTTTTACCCCGGAAACGGTCCAGCAAAGATTATCGTCAAAAAATCCTGATGACACCTGCAGTATATTTATGGCTGTGCCTGCCATGTATACCAGGTTATTGGATTTTGTTGAGGGTAAAAAAAATGATTTTTCCCATATGCGATTATGGACTTCTGGTTCAGCACCCCTTTTGGAAAAAGAGTTTGATAGAATCACAAGGATATGTGGAAAAAATCCGGTTGAAAGAGAAGGCATGTCGGAAACCGGGATGAATTTTTCAAACCCGTTAAATGGCAGGAAAAAACCGGGCAGCATTGGTATTCCCCTGCCGGGAGTGACGGTGCGAATCGTTAATCCTGAAACCTGTGAGGATGTAACGCCAGGTGAAGTAGGTGAAATATGGTTGAAAAGTTTGTCCATCACAAAAGGATACTGGGAAAAGCCGGTTGAAACAGCAGATACATTTCAGGACGGATGGTTTAAGACCGGTGATCTGGGGAAAAAAGATCAGGACGGATATTATTATCTGACAGATCGGATAAAGCATTTGATTATAACCGGCGGTGAGAATGTTTCCGCCAAAGAAGTTGAAACGGTTATAAATCAGCTGGAAGGGGTTAAGGAAGCTGCTGTTGTGGGAATACCCGATGAAAAATGGGGTGAAAAAGTTGTGGCTCTTGTTGAAAAATACCCCGGGGTTGAATTGAGCGAATCCAAAATAAAAGCTGTCTGCAAAGAACAGCTGCACAATTTAAAATGTCCAAAAAAAATTATTTTTTCAGACCATATTCCTAAAAACACCATGGGCAAGGTTTTAAAGGAAAAAGTAAAACAGTTTTTTCATTCTTATTAA
- a CDS encoding sulfurtransferase — MLKKKTLFVIASVIIAIVAVLTVLVANNRTKQPVVDTKKYLNIDISQFKNGSDIFITPHELQQKLGHENIVILDASHPKVYGKGHIPGAVSIGFKGLSNCMGKPGDKEWGTILPKDRLTKKLESLGIDNNKLVVAYSDIFKGPGGGGRAVWQMKMAGLDNVRLLYGGLELWKRCGYELSREPVIPVCAENIVLKDYDESFRANQEYIFKNLDTIKIVDVRSLKEFTGDDTSRGEARGGHIKGSQWLDWTWLMNKDASVKSPGKIIELMAGIGIKPGDEFVLY; from the coding sequence ATGTTGAAAAAGAAAACGCTGTTTGTAATAGCCTCGGTAATTATAGCAATTGTTGCTGTGCTAACTGTATTGGTGGCAAACAACAGAACAAAACAACCTGTTGTTGATACGAAAAAATATTTAAATATTGATATTAGTCAGTTTAAAAACGGCAGTGATATTTTTATTACTCCTCATGAACTGCAACAAAAGCTTGGTCATGAAAATATTGTTATTCTGGATGCAAGCCATCCCAAAGTTTACGGCAAAGGACATATTCCAGGGGCTGTAAGTATTGGGTTTAAAGGATTGTCAAATTGTATGGGAAAACCAGGGGATAAGGAGTGGGGAACCATTCTTCCCAAAGATAGACTGACAAAAAAACTTGAATCCCTTGGTATTGATAACAATAAACTTGTTGTTGCGTATTCTGATATTTTTAAAGGCCCTGGCGGCGGCGGCAGAGCTGTCTGGCAAATGAAAATGGCAGGACTGGACAATGTAAGATTGTTATATGGCGGTCTTGAACTCTGGAAAAGATGTGGATATGAGCTTTCCAGGGAACCTGTCATCCCGGTTTGTGCTGAGAATATTGTTTTAAAAGATTATGATGAATCTTTCAGGGCAAACCAGGAGTATATTTTTAAAAATTTGGACACAATAAAAATTGTTGATGTCAGAAGCCTTAAGGAATTTACAGGAGATGACACTTCCAGGGGAGAGGCCAGGGGTGGTCATATTAAAGGTTCTCAATGGTTGGATTGGACCTGGCTTATGAACAAGGACGCAAGTGTTAAATCACCCGGAAAAATTATAGAGTTGATGGCTGGAATAGGTATCAAGCCGGGTGATGAATTTGTTCTTTACTGA
- a CDS encoding M23 family metallopeptidase, which produces MVKKKFVLILSFTGIVLVALLANSVLASNSVTNTQKGHSVFLSDIQIIKGIVKYGDTASSLLNKYLPLQTIYEISRRSSEGFTLSHIRKGQPYKIILQENTLVGFEYEINKNDRLVIQKNKDIFSIDQVPIEYDKILEIVSSTITSSLFEAVKKSGERIQLALRLSDIFAWDIDFIRDIKPGDQFKILVEKRYRDGKSAGYGQIHAAFFTNNGNLFKAFLHKDSKGIPGYYDENGNSLQKAFLKAPLAFSRISSKFTKKRMHPILKEYRPHPGVDYAAPKGTPIKTVGDGVITQIGYNKGMGNYINIRHYNGYITSYNHMSKFAKGMKKNKQVLQGNVIGYVGMTGYATGPHLDFRMKKNGKLIDPLKHRPPAAKPVNPDEMDRFLAKIQKLSAKILMAFKPDASAKTPT; this is translated from the coding sequence ATGGTTAAAAAAAAGTTTGTTTTAATATTGTCTTTTACCGGCATTGTTTTGGTTGCCCTGTTGGCGAATAGTGTTTTGGCTTCAAATTCAGTCACCAATACCCAAAAGGGGCATTCCGTGTTCCTGTCGGACATTCAAATTATAAAAGGGATTGTAAAATATGGAGATACGGCATCATCCCTGTTGAACAAATATCTTCCGTTGCAAACCATATACGAGATCAGCAGGCGCAGTTCAGAAGGTTTTACATTGTCCCATATCAGGAAAGGTCAGCCATACAAAATTATTTTGCAGGAAAACACTCTGGTCGGATTTGAATATGAAATAAATAAAAACGACCGGCTGGTCATTCAAAAAAACAAAGATATTTTTTCAATTGATCAGGTGCCGATAGAATATGATAAAATTCTTGAGATAGTCTCTTCCACAATTACTTCCAGTTTGTTTGAAGCCGTTAAAAAATCAGGAGAAAGAATCCAACTGGCATTGAGACTGTCTGATATTTTTGCCTGGGACATTGATTTTATAAGAGATATCAAACCCGGAGACCAGTTTAAAATTCTTGTGGAAAAAAGGTATAGGGATGGTAAATCAGCCGGTTACGGGCAAATTCATGCCGCTTTTTTTACCAATAACGGCAATTTGTTTAAAGCTTTTTTGCATAAGGATTCGAAAGGAATACCCGGATATTATGACGAGAATGGAAATAGTCTTCAAAAAGCATTTTTAAAGGCTCCTCTTGCATTTTCACGTATTTCATCCAAATTTACCAAAAAAAGAATGCATCCCATTTTAAAAGAGTATCGCCCTCATCCGGGAGTGGATTATGCCGCGCCAAAGGGGACACCCATTAAAACAGTTGGAGATGGTGTTATAACGCAAATCGGTTATAACAAGGGAATGGGAAATTATATCAACATTCGTCATTACAATGGGTATATCACCAGTTATAATCATATGAGCAAATTTGCCAAAGGCATGAAGAAAAACAAACAGGTACTCCAGGGGAATGTGATCGGATATGTTGGGATGACCGGGTATGCTACAGGTCCACACCTGGATTTTCGCATGAAGAAAAATGGAAAACTGATTGACCCGCTAAAGCACAGACCACCGGCTGCCAAACCTGTCAATCCGGATGAAATGGATCGGTTTCTGGCAAAAATACAAAAATTGTCAGCAAAAATCTTAATGGCGTTCAAGCCTGATGCATCAGCTAAAACCCCGACATAA